One stretch of Rhinolophus ferrumequinum isolate MPI-CBG mRhiFer1 chromosome 3, mRhiFer1_v1.p, whole genome shotgun sequence DNA includes these proteins:
- the LOC117016100 gene encoding LOW QUALITY PROTEIN: cystathionine gamma-lyase-like (The sequence of the model RefSeq protein was modified relative to this genomic sequence to represent the inferred CDS: inserted 1 base in 1 codon), producing MQKKDVFPHSFLPSFQHFATQAIHVGQEPEQWTSMAVVPPISLSTTFKQGAPGRHSXLAFASGLAATVTITHLLKAGDQIICMDDVYGGTNRYFRQVAAEFGLKISFVDCSKTKLLDAAITPETKLVWIETPTNPNLKIVDIAACANTVHKRGDIILVVDNTFMSAYFQRPLALGADICMYSGTKYMNGHSDVVMGFVSLTSETLHSRLRFLQNSIGAVPSPFDCYLFNRGLKTLQIRMQKHFENGMAVAQFLESNPLVEKVVFPGLPSHPQHELAKRQCTGCLGMVTFYIKGTLQHAETFLKNLKLFTLAESLGGYESLAELPAIITHASVPKSQRDALGISDTLIRLSVGLEDKEDLMEDIDQALKAAHRPNAN from the exons ATGCAGAAAAAAGACGTCTTCCCACACAGTTTCCTGCCCAGCTTCCAACATTTCGCCACGCAGGCCATCCACGTGGGCCAGGAACCAGAGCAATGGACCTCCATGGCTGTAGTGCCCCCCATCTCACTGTCCACCACATTCAAGCAAGGGGCTCCGGGCCGGCACT GTTTGGCCTTTGCTTCAGGTTTAGCTGCCACTGTGACTATTACCCATCTCTTAAAAGCGGGAGACCAAATTATTTGTATGGATGATGTGTATGGAGGTACAAACAGGTACttcaggcaggtggcagctgaaTTTGGATTAAAGATTTCTTTTGTTGATTGTTCCAAAACTAAATTGCTAGACGCAGCCATTACACCAGAAACCAAGCTTGTTTGGATTGAAACTCCCACGAACCCTAACTTGAAGATAGTTGATATTGCAGCCTGTGCAAATACTGTCCATAAACGTGGAGACATTATTCTGGTCGTGGATAACACTTTCATGTCGGCATATTTCCAGCGGCCTTTGGCTTTGGGAGctgatatttgtatgtattcaggaacaaaatatatgaatggcCACAGTGATGTTGTAATGGGCTTTGTGTCTCTTACTTCTGAGACCCTCCATAGTAGGCTCCGTTTCTTGCAAAATTCTATTGGAGCAGTTCCGTCTCCTTTTGACTGTTACCTCTTCAATCGAGGTCTGAAGACTCTACAAATCCGAATGCAgaagcattttgaaaatggaatggcAGTTGCTCAGTTTCTGGAATCAAATCCTCTGGTAGAAAAGGTTGTTTTTCCTGGACTGCCCTCTCATCCTCAGCATGAGTTGGCAAAGCGCCAGTGCACTGGGTGCCTGGGGATGGTCACCTTTTATATTAAGGGCACTCTTCAGCATGCTGAGACTTTCCTCAAGAACCTGAAGTTATTTACTCTGGCTGAGAGCTTGGGAGGATACGAGAGTCTTGCTGAGCTTCCGGCAATCATCACCCATGCATCAGTGCCTAAGAGCCAGAGAGATGCCCTTGGGATTAGTGACACACTGATTCGACTCTCTGTGGGCTTAGAGGATAAAGAAGACCTAATGGAAGATATAGATCAAGCTTTGAAGGCAGCACACCGTCCAAATGCAAATTGA